The Streptococcus downei MFe28 DNA window GCTGCCGGAGAAACACCTCGTTACGTCAATGAATATCTAGGGATGAGCGAAGAAGAAAAGACAGCCTATATCGCTGAGCGCGAGGCTGCTGGTATCGTTCCAACGGTTCGCTTGGCTGTTAACGAAGCCGGTATTTACAAATGGACCGATATGGTCAAGGGTGAGATTGAGTTTGAAGGCAGCAATATCGGTGGTGACTGGATCATCCAAAAGCGCGATGGTTATCCGACCTACAACTTCGCTGTTGTCATTGATGACCATGATATGCGGATTTCTCATGTCATCCGTGGGGATGACCATATCGCTAACACGCCTAAACAACTCATGGTCTATGAAGCCCTAGGTTGGGAGCCGCCACAATTTGGTCACATGACCCTGATTATCAATTCTGAAACTGGTAAGAAGCTGTCCAAACGAGACACCAACACCCTGCAATTTATCGAAGATTACCGCAAGAAGGGCTATCTGCCAGAAGCTGTCTTCAACTTTATTGCCCTCTTGGGCTGGAACCCAGGTGGTGAAGAGGAAATCTTCTCTCGTCAGGAATTGATTAAGCTCTTTGATGAGACTCGCCTCAGCAAGTCGCCAGCGGCCTTTGACCAAAAGAAAATGGATTGGGTCAGCAACGACTATATTAAGAAGGCTGATTTTGACACCATTTTTGCCCTCTGCAAACCTTTCTTGGAAAAAGCTGGACGCCTAACTGACAAGGCTGAAAAGTTGGTGGAACTCTACAAGCCTCAGCTCAAGTCAGCGGATGAGATTGTTCCTCTGACTGACCTTTTCTTTGAAGATTTCCCAGAATTGACCCAGGAAGAAAAGGACTTCATGGCTGGTGAGACCGTGCCAACTGTCTTGACAGCCTTCAAGGCCAAGTTGGAAGCTATGTCTGATGAAGATTTCCAGGTGGAGAATATCTTCCCTCAAATCAAGGCTGTCCAAAAGGAAACGGGTATCAAGGGTAAAAACCTCTTCATGCCAATTCGGATTGCTGTTTCTGGTGAAATGCATGGGCCAGAATTACCAGATACCATCTACCTCCTAGGCAAGGAAAAATCAATCCAACATATTGAAAATATGCTGAAAAGCTTATAGTAATACCCTTCGAAAATCAAAATTTACCGTCGTTAACTCACCTTGCCGTACTTACTGAGGAAAGGAAAGCAAGGCTTTCTGCATCTCCAACCACAAAAGGTCTCCCAGACCTTTTGAGCTGTCTTCAGTTCGTGCGATGCAGAGCAAAATTGGTCGATTTCACCAACTTTGTGAGGTTAGTAAGAGAGCTAGGCAATCGCTATGGAGATTGCCGTTTGGGAGTAAGACAGAAGGGCTTTGACAGATGTCAAAACCTTCGTCGTCTTACCCCAGCAAGGGTGACTAGCTGTCTGCTGTGCCACAAAGTGGCGCAAAGATAGCAGACACCTACTGCGACATCAGTTACTTTAGTGACTTGATGTCATTGCTCCCTTTCTCGGCTAATTTTGATTTTCATTGAGTATAAACCCAAAAGGACTGAGTAAGAAGGCTCAGCCCTTTTATCATGCTCTCAATATTCATCCATGACATTATTTCGGGAAATTTAGTTAAAAATTTAATAAACGATTGACATCTGCTTATTCGAGGATTATAATGGTTCTCAATAATAGTAAATTTACTATTATTGAGAACTAATAAGTCAGCAGATTGGCTGCTTCATTATAATAGAAATAGAGCGTTGCATCCGCAAGTCACTGGACACGGCTCTCTAAAAACAAAAGGAGTAATCATGAATTATTTTGAAAGAAAAATCAAAGGTATCCGTACAACTTGGCAAGAAATGTCACAGGGCTTACAGATGATTGTTAAAGGATTGAAGGAGCGGCCTCTGGCAGAGAGCCTCAAGCTCTTCTGGGATGACCTTTTTGCCAATCGCAGCCTGTCCCAATGGCTCTACTTGCTTGTTTTGGGCAGTTTTCCGCTTTGGTTAGAACTTTATTATAATCATCAGGTGAGGGACTGGGTCGGCATGACTTGCAGTCTGACCGGCATTATCTGTGTCATTTTTGTATCGGAGGGGCGGGCCAGCAACTATTTCTTTGGCTTGATTAATTCCGTCATTTACCTGATTTTAGCTTTGCAGGAAGGATTTTATGGTGAAGTACTGACAACCCTTTATTTTACGGCCATGCAGCCCATTGGTCTCTTTGTCTGGATCTATCAATCCCAGTTTAAAAAGAAGGAGCAGGAATTCGTTGCCCGTAAATTAACGTTTAGCAATTGGCTTAAGTACCTTCTGATTACTGCCGTCTGGTGGCTGGGATTTGGCTTAATTTATCAGTCTATCGGGGCTAGGCGGCCTTTCAGAGACAGCGTTACTGATGCTACCAATGGAGTGGGTCAGCTCCTGATGACTGCTGTCTATCGTGAACAGTGGATTTTCTGGGCTGC harbors:
- the gltX gene encoding glutamate--tRNA ligase: MSNEIRVRYAPSPTGLLHIGNARTALFNYLYARHYGGTFVIRIEDTDRKRHVEDGERSQLENLRWLGMDWDESPETHEHYRQSERLELYQKYIDQLLEEGKAYKSYVTEEELATERERQEAAGETPRYVNEYLGMSEEEKTAYIAEREAAGIVPTVRLAVNEAGIYKWTDMVKGEIEFEGSNIGGDWIIQKRDGYPTYNFAVVIDDHDMRISHVIRGDDHIANTPKQLMVYEALGWEPPQFGHMTLIINSETGKKLSKRDTNTLQFIEDYRKKGYLPEAVFNFIALLGWNPGGEEEIFSRQELIKLFDETRLSKSPAAFDQKKMDWVSNDYIKKADFDTIFALCKPFLEKAGRLTDKAEKLVELYKPQLKSADEIVPLTDLFFEDFPELTQEEKDFMAGETVPTVLTAFKAKLEAMSDEDFQVENIFPQIKAVQKETGIKGKNLFMPIRIAVSGEMHGPELPDTIYLLGKEKSIQHIENMLKSL
- the pnuC gene encoding nicotinamide riboside transporter PnuC; translated protein: MNYFERKIKGIRTTWQEMSQGLQMIVKGLKERPLAESLKLFWDDLFANRSLSQWLYLLVLGSFPLWLELYYNHQVRDWVGMTCSLTGIICVIFVSEGRASNYFFGLINSVIYLILALQEGFYGEVLTTLYFTAMQPIGLFVWIYQSQFKKKEQEFVARKLTFSNWLKYLLITAVWWLGFGLIYQSIGARRPFRDSVTDATNGVGQLLMTAVYREQWIFWAATNIFSIYLWWGESLQIQGKYFIYLINSLVGWYQWSKAAKKDGGSV